A DNA window from Macadamia integrifolia cultivar HAES 741 chromosome 4, SCU_Mint_v3, whole genome shotgun sequence contains the following coding sequences:
- the LOC122075701 gene encoding transcription factor MYB1-like, whose translation MGRSPCCSKEGLNRGAWTALEDKILTDYIKIHGEGKWRNLPKKAGLKRCGKSCRLRWLNYLRPDIKRGNITHDEEELIIRLHKLLGNRWSLIAGRLPGRTDNEIKNYWNTTLGKKVQGGQTSTNLSPNSQINNSKDKKKKPAMEASPPPPPLSSPKMESRVVRTKALRCTKVFLTPPPDQQPVDTHPQEGDNVCHNHNHQVGSSESSLLFTSSHGDHHQEDILDVNVGEFCLSDLLLDSDHLEQLCCFDDGNGIGGGGGGGSHGCNNSDKDFSPCSDEPLLLNPDGEMLEDWTGNDCVQPDVASDLRSLASFLDADDQWLGEQ comes from the exons ATGGGGAGAAGCCCTTGTTGTTCCAAAGAGGGTTTGAACAGAGGAGCCTGGACTGCTCTTGAAGATAAAATCCTTACAGATTACATTAAAATCCATGGTGAAGGGAAATGGAGAAACCTTCCCAAGAAAGCag GTCTCAAGAGATGTGGAAAGAGCTGCAGGCTTCGGTGGTTGAATTATCTAAGACCAGATATCAAGAGGGGGAACATAACCCATGATGAAGAGGAGCTCATCATCAGACTTCACAAGCTCTTGGGGAAcag ATGGTCACTAATAGCCGGGAGGCTTCCAGGGCGAACAGACAATGAAATCAAGAACTACTGGAATACCACTTTAGGAAAGAAAGTGCAGGGTGGCCAAACATCCACCAATTTGTCTCCTAACTCCCAAATCAACAACTCtaaagacaagaagaagaagccagcCATGGAggcatcaccaccaccaccaccactttcTTCTCCAAAGATGGAGTCAAGAGTGGTCAGGACTAAGGCATTGAGGTGTACCAAGGTATTCCTAACACCACCACCTGATCAACAACCTGTAGACACCCATCCTCAAGAAGGAGATAATGTGTGCCACAATCATAATCATCAAGTAGGATCATCAGAATCATCTCTCTTATTCACTTCCAGTCATGGAGATCATCATCAAGAAGATATCCTGGATGTAAATGTAGGAGAATTCTGCTTATCTGATCTTCTACTTGATTCTGATCACTTGGAGCAACTCTGCTGTTTCGACGATGGGAATGGtataggaggaggaggaggaggaggatcaCATGGTTGCAACAACAGTGACAAGGACTTCTCTCCATGTTCAGATGAACCTCTACTACTGAACCCAGATGGTGAAATGCTGGAGGATTGGACTGGAAACGATTGTGTTCAACCAGATGTTGCTTCTGATCTACGGTCCCTGGCCTCTTTTCTGGATGCTGATGACCAGTGGTTGGGAGAACAATGA